Proteins encoded by one window of Deltaproteobacteria bacterium:
- the fabF gene encoding beta-ketoacyl-ACP synthase II, translating into MPRLVGNRAQGDERRVVVTGVGLVTSLGTGVEKNWTALMAGRSGIGPITRFECADFPTRIAGEVRDFVAEDWIERREIKKMDPFIQFAVAAAQMAMDQADWKIAPEEADRVGTIVGVGMGGLQSIEQFHTLYLESRLRRVSPFFVAKVIANLAPGQISIRFGSRGINYTPTSACASGANAVGEAFRNIRDGYQDAVIAGGAEAALCGLGLGGFIAMRALSTRNEEPERASRPFDRSRDGFVIAEGAGILVLESLAHARARAARILGEIVGYGANADAFHITAPAPGGEGAARCMQQALADAGVAPEAIGYVNAHGTSTEYNDASETEAIRKVFGAHADRLAVSSTKSMTGHTLGAAGGIEAIYTMLALERGRLPPTINYEEPDPACDLDYVPNQARATDATVALSNSFGFGGANACLVFRRWGE; encoded by the coding sequence ATGCCGCGGCTCGTGGGGAATCGCGCACAGGGCGACGAGCGGCGGGTCGTTGTGACGGGCGTGGGCCTCGTCACGTCTCTCGGCACCGGCGTCGAGAAGAACTGGACGGCGCTCATGGCCGGGCGCTCCGGCATCGGCCCGATCACCCGCTTCGAGTGTGCCGACTTCCCGACCCGCATCGCCGGCGAGGTCCGCGACTTCGTCGCCGAGGACTGGATCGAGCGGCGCGAGATCAAGAAGATGGATCCGTTCATCCAGTTCGCCGTCGCCGCCGCGCAGATGGCGATGGACCAGGCGGACTGGAAGATCGCGCCTGAGGAAGCCGACCGCGTCGGCACGATCGTCGGCGTCGGCATGGGCGGGCTGCAGTCGATCGAGCAGTTCCATACGCTGTACCTCGAGAGCCGCCTCCGGCGCGTGTCGCCGTTCTTCGTCGCGAAGGTCATCGCGAACTTGGCGCCCGGGCAGATCTCGATCCGCTTCGGCTCGCGCGGCATCAACTACACGCCGACGAGCGCCTGCGCGTCGGGGGCGAACGCCGTCGGCGAGGCGTTCCGCAACATCCGCGACGGCTACCAGGACGCGGTGATCGCTGGCGGCGCGGAGGCCGCGCTCTGCGGCCTCGGCCTCGGCGGCTTCATCGCCATGCGCGCCCTCTCGACCCGCAACGAAGAGCCCGAACGCGCGAGCCGTCCGTTCGACCGCAGTCGCGACGGTTTCGTCATCGCGGAGGGAGCCGGCATCCTCGTGCTCGAGTCGCTGGCGCACGCGCGCGCGCGCGCGGCCCGCATCCTCGGGGAGATCGTCGGCTACGGCGCCAACGCCGACGCGTTCCACATCACCGCGCCGGCGCCGGGCGGCGAGGGCGCGGCGCGCTGCATGCAGCAGGCGCTCGCCGACGCCGGGGTCGCGCCCGAGGCGATCGGCTACGTCAACGCCCACGGCACCTCCACCGAGTACAACGACGCGAGCGAGACCGAGGCGATCCGCAAGGTCTTCGGGGCGCACGCCGATCGCCTCGCCGTGAGCTCGACCAAGTCGATGACCGGGCACACGCTCGGCGCCGCCGGCGGCATCGAGGCGATCTACACCATGCTCGCGCTCGAGCGCGGCCGGCTCCCGCCCACGATCAACTACGAGGAGCCGGACCCCGCCTGCGACCTCGACTACGTTCCGAACCAGGCGCGCGCCACCGACGCGACCGTCGCGCTCTCGAACTCGTTCGGTTTCGGCGGCGCCAACGCGTGTCTGGTGTTCCGGCGCTGGGGTGAGTAG
- a CDS encoding Uma2 family endonuclease, which produces MSHRAPGERMSYAEYVAREAVADVKHEFIRGEVFAMSGGTIEHAGLAAAITAELTLQLRGKRCRVFSSDLRVRIQATDLTTELATYPDVTVVCDRPDTLPDDPHAVVNPTVIVEVLSDSTEAYDRGAKAATYRCIPSLREYVLVSQRAPLIEVFRRTDAGAWELVEARRGMRLELRALGVTLDVDALYRDPLR; this is translated from the coding sequence ATGAGCCACCGCGCGCCCGGCGAGCGCATGTCCTACGCCGAGTACGTTGCCCGCGAAGCCGTCGCCGACGTGAAGCACGAGTTCATCCGCGGCGAGGTCTTCGCGATGAGCGGCGGCACGATCGAGCATGCGGGCCTCGCCGCCGCGATCACTGCGGAGCTGACGCTGCAGTTGCGCGGCAAGCGCTGCCGCGTCTTCAGCTCGGATCTCCGGGTGCGCATCCAGGCGACCGACCTCACGACCGAGCTCGCCACCTATCCCGACGTGACCGTGGTCTGCGATCGACCGGACACGCTGCCCGACGATCCGCACGCCGTCGTCAACCCGACCGTGATCGTCGAGGTGCTCTCCGATTCGACCGAAGCCTACGATCGCGGCGCCAAGGCGGCGACCTATCGCTGCATCCCGTCGCTCCGCGAGTACGTGCTCGTGAGCCAACGCGCGCCGCTGATCGAGGTGTTCCGGCGGACGGACGCCGGCGCGTGGGAGCTCGTCGAGGCGCGCCGCGGCATGCGGCTCGAGCTGCGGGCGCTCGGCGTCACGCTCGACGTCGACGCGCTCTACCGCGACCCGTTGCGATGA
- a CDS encoding PaaI family thioesterase, translating to MADTASPPLGSGDHGREFPPLPAERRAAIIASFSASNQRYFSGTMGFVVVDLRAGYARLTADNTTAHQQPAGVMHGGASFGLADTAVAAALFTIYGFEQLLLTIEMKINYLEPIPPGEVIAEAYVLRSSRRSAYAEVDIWAAGKLAARATTTYMVKPLPAAAPSGAA from the coding sequence ATGGCCGACACCGCCTCGCCGCCGCTCGGAAGCGGCGACCACGGACGCGAGTTCCCGCCGCTCCCCGCGGAGAGGCGGGCGGCCATCATCGCGAGCTTCAGCGCCAGCAACCAGCGCTACTTCTCGGGCACGATGGGCTTCGTCGTCGTCGACCTGCGCGCGGGCTACGCGCGGCTCACCGCCGACAACACGACGGCACACCAGCAGCCGGCCGGCGTCATGCACGGCGGCGCGAGCTTCGGCCTCGCCGACACCGCCGTCGCGGCCGCGCTCTTCACCATCTACGGCTTCGAGCAGTTGCTCCTGACGATCGAGATGAAGATCAACTATCTCGAGCCGATCCCGCCGGGCGAGGTGATCGCGGAGGCGTACGTCCTGCGCTCGAGCCGCCGGAGCGCCTACGCCGAGGTCGACATCTGGGCCGCGGGCAAGCTCGCCGCCCGCGCCACGACGACCTACATGGTCAAACCCCTGCCCGCGGCGGCACCGTCGGGCGCGGCGTGA
- a CDS encoding alpha/beta fold hydrolase, with product MELRTVRLHGHTIAYRSAGEGPVVLLVHGMAGNSGTWSRLMPALARRFTVVAPDLPGHGGSSKQPLGEYSISGHANLLHDLLSALGHERATFVGQSLGGGVVMQLAYQFPAYCERLVLVSSGGLGREVGTLLRLLSLPGADHVLPLLCSPRLRAAGVRTGAWLAGLGLRAGPVLEEIWRGYAGLADHDAQAPFFRTLRAVVDPGGQAVSAVDRLYLASHAPLLIVWGAEDALIPVAHAHAAHAAIPGSRLEIFPGVGHFPHVEAPERFLTCLEDFVDTTLPAHLSERERRALLRGHAASMPA from the coding sequence ATGGAGCTTCGTACCGTCAGGCTGCACGGACACACGATCGCGTACCGATCCGCCGGCGAAGGACCGGTCGTGCTCCTGGTCCACGGCATGGCCGGCAACTCGGGAACGTGGTCGCGTTTGATGCCGGCGCTCGCGCGTCGCTTCACGGTCGTCGCACCCGATCTCCCGGGGCACGGCGGCTCGTCGAAACAGCCGCTCGGCGAATACTCGATCAGCGGGCACGCGAACCTGCTGCACGATCTGCTGTCCGCGCTCGGCCACGAGCGGGCGACGTTCGTCGGCCAGTCGCTCGGCGGGGGTGTCGTGATGCAACTCGCCTATCAGTTTCCGGCGTACTGCGAGCGGTTGGTGCTGGTTTCGAGCGGCGGCCTCGGCCGCGAGGTCGGCACGCTCCTCCGCCTGCTGAGCCTCCCGGGAGCCGACCACGTGCTGCCGCTCCTGTGCTCGCCCCGGCTGCGGGCCGCGGGCGTGCGCACGGGCGCGTGGCTGGCCGGGCTCGGGCTGCGAGCCGGTCCGGTGCTCGAGGAGATCTGGCGCGGCTACGCCGGTCTCGCCGATCACGACGCGCAAGCCCCCTTCTTCCGTACGCTGCGTGCGGTCGTCGATCCGGGCGGGCAAGCCGTGAGCGCGGTCGATCGGCTGTATCTCGCGTCGCATGCGCCGCTCTTGATCGTGTGGGGGGCCGAGGATGCGCTCATCCCCGTGGCGCATGCCCACGCCGCGCACGCCGCGATTCCCGGCAGTCGCCTCGAGATCTTCCCGGGAGTCGGGCACTTCCCGCACGTCGAAGCGCCGGAGCGCTTCCTCACCTGCCTCGAGGATTTCGTCGACACGACCCTGCCGGCCCACCTCTCCGAGCGGGAGCGGCGCGCGCTTCTTCGGGGCCACGCCGCGAGCATGCCGGCGTGA
- a CDS encoding acyloxyacyl hydrolase — protein sequence MPMPVIILRFFAAILLLAAGATAVRAADPPVFGDWDVGLQAGYLFGVTNNSQAVTFMPRLGRMVWVSESETPGAVSLGIEGIFTHFYETNSAMELGGGPYLRWRWVRPWVQPYAEVGVGMLYNDLKNFSLSSRVLFSVNGAIGAQIPVTERVGVTAGYRFRHISNAGQDEVNPGLNTNIFCAGVTVTY from the coding sequence ATGCCGATGCCCGTGATCATCCTCCGTTTCTTCGCCGCCATCCTGCTCCTCGCCGCGGGCGCGACCGCCGTGCGCGCCGCCGACCCGCCCGTCTTCGGCGACTGGGACGTCGGGCTTCAGGCGGGCTACCTCTTCGGCGTCACCAACAACTCCCAGGCGGTGACGTTCATGCCGCGCCTCGGCCGGATGGTCTGGGTGAGCGAGAGCGAGACGCCGGGGGCCGTGAGCCTCGGCATCGAAGGCATCTTCACCCATTTCTACGAGACCAACAGCGCCATGGAGCTCGGTGGCGGGCCGTATCTCCGCTGGCGCTGGGTGCGACCCTGGGTGCAGCCGTACGCCGAGGTCGGGGTCGGGATGCTGTACAACGACCTCAAGAACTTCTCGCTGAGCTCGCGCGTCCTCTTCTCGGTGAACGGCGCGATCGGCGCCCAGATCCCGGTGACCGAGCGGGTCGGCGTCACGGCCGGCTACCGCTTCCGCCACATCTCGAACGCGGGTCAGGACGAGGTGAACCCCGGGCTCAACACCAACATCTTCTGCGCCGGGGTGACCGTTACCTACTGA
- a CDS encoding O-acetyl-ADP-ribose deacetylase: MGGCRLTLGRGDLTLAAVDAIVNAANHSLLGGDGVDGAIHRSGGPELLDACKHIRATRWPDGLPTGEAVLTTAGRLVARHVIHTVGPVYSRKPEVPGLLAACHANSLALAASAGIRTIAFPAISTGVYGYPVELAAPIALGATAAHLEAHPGAHDEVRFVLFDAATLAAFVAALAALSR; this comes from the coding sequence ATCGGCGGGTGTCGGCTCACCCTCGGGCGGGGTGACCTCACGCTCGCCGCCGTCGACGCGATCGTGAACGCGGCCAATCATTCCCTGCTCGGTGGGGACGGCGTCGACGGCGCGATCCATCGTAGCGGCGGTCCCGAGCTCCTCGACGCGTGCAAGCACATCCGCGCGACCCGATGGCCCGACGGCCTCCCGACCGGCGAGGCCGTGCTCACGACCGCCGGACGCCTCGTCGCGCGCCACGTCATCCACACCGTCGGCCCGGTCTACAGCCGCAAGCCCGAGGTTCCGGGGCTGCTCGCGGCCTGCCACGCGAACAGCCTGGCGCTCGCGGCGTCGGCGGGAATCCGTACGATCGCCTTCCCCGCGATCTCGACCGGCGTCTACGGCTACCCGGTCGAGCTCGCGGCGCCGATCGCGCTCGGCGCGACCGCCGCGCACCTCGAAGCGCATCCGGGAGCGCACGACGAGGTGCGCTTCGTCCTCTTCGACGCGGCGACACTCGCGGCCTTCGTCGCCGCGCTCGCGGCCCTCAGTAGGTAA
- a CDS encoding VCBS repeat-containing protein: MPNRSLSRSALLVAVLLAPLDARAEFPYPKCGGPLAASCTDPTDFASYLFLPTTVPPTVPSDLDPNNFRFSSLVDPAVPATAQELFGVRGPSVDKAWQVTTGRPDVVIAILDSGLDWSDGGAMNDLATKVRLHAAELPLPESTSNGYDRNEDGVFDVRDYRADGTHAGDSRVVDANGNGIVDPQDLLRAFSDGTDADANGYVDDIAGWDFHQDDNDPYDDVHYGHGTGEAEDSTAEAANGGGVGTAPNATFIPIKVSDSFVSEVNDFARGVVFAVDSGAAVIQEANGALDHTAFGQDAIDYAYARGVPVIASAADEESYHHNWPSNYEHTIPVNSIRAEDGTFVQNDTYLLLNGCTNYGAHNVHVSVPSNSCSSEATGRGAGIAALIVSRARNLVDAGLLANHPVTGTALSANEVKQILGATADDIDFSGNLALSTSPSVKFGFLSDLVSTRFPTHPGRDKYFGYGRVNADRAVRALSATTIPPEAELASPGWFHTLDPTATPMVTITGSTAAHRRANAYTYTLEYGCGVDPVASEYARAGHLIATGTPAAPIDEAILGTWAIAAVAADCAFDAVTLPVADRDRFDEVYNVTLRLRVVDDLGNVGEDTRAVAVFHDPDLHPGFPRVLHASGDSSPALADLDGDGTLDVVLATAAGEVHAIRGDGSDLQGWPATTDLDVLHTGSAGFTSGAVSSAVRESILGSAAVGDLDRDGALEVVVASTQGKLYVFAADGTRRAGFPVSTTAAFSAPAIRDEANRLDPGFLATPALADLDRDGTLEIVIGASDRHLYVWRADGTPQPGFPILMVDRTVTTVDPMTGKVAWDLVGGQPRGSRGTKIVAAPAIGDIDGDGFLEIVQGTNEEYVRGEDANVELSFFAGVAGLDPVNGRLYAIDHEGSLSPRVAGNPAGPYLPGWPVKIALFSEDLLPTVAHGVTQGAVLGDVDGDGIAEVVVQGNNGPVYVLRGDGSSYYGIASNGAHVTLDYDVSLARPLQAESTDFPISLALLGSPSLADLDSDGRFEVIAGTIGTTKFVDQQAPGRQEPGDHQLSAWRTATGHMVATFPRIIEDMMFFGNPAVFDLDDDGVPEVVQGSGGGFVHAVNHLGAQPVGWPKFTNGWMIPIPVAGDLDGDGLLEVATASREGFLYVWDAPGAASARAVRWQGFRHDRQRTGALGSGVPAGLTPAGCDAGVWTLDLQSTRLKNRANAGTDSLRMRGTFVLAGNALDFETEPFELRLAGSATVADATVAAGLPPIRHGFKYRGPAAGGGTLSVRVTSKDGRRFKVTASVAGIDATGSAAPEGTTLVRVGDDCFAATLPCAAKSGGQSEVCKGGR, from the coding sequence ATGCCGAACCGTTCCCTCAGCCGTTCAGCGCTCCTCGTCGCGGTCTTGCTCGCGCCGCTCGACGCGCGCGCCGAGTTCCCCTACCCGAAGTGCGGCGGCCCGCTCGCCGCGAGCTGCACCGACCCGACCGACTTCGCCTCCTACCTCTTCTTGCCGACGACCGTCCCGCCGACGGTGCCGTCCGACCTCGATCCGAACAACTTCCGCTTCTCGAGCCTCGTCGACCCCGCCGTGCCGGCGACCGCGCAGGAGCTCTTCGGGGTGCGCGGACCGAGCGTCGACAAGGCGTGGCAGGTGACGACCGGCCGCCCCGACGTCGTGATCGCGATCCTCGACTCGGGCCTCGACTGGAGCGACGGGGGCGCGATGAACGACCTCGCGACGAAGGTGCGGTTGCACGCGGCGGAGCTGCCGCTCCCGGAGTCGACGAGCAACGGATACGACCGCAACGAGGACGGCGTCTTCGACGTCCGCGACTACCGCGCCGACGGCACGCATGCCGGGGACTCGCGCGTCGTCGACGCGAACGGCAACGGCATCGTCGATCCGCAGGATCTGCTCCGCGCCTTCTCCGACGGCACCGACGCCGACGCGAACGGTTACGTCGACGACATCGCGGGCTGGGATTTCCATCAAGACGACAACGATCCCTACGACGACGTGCACTACGGGCACGGCACCGGTGAGGCCGAGGACTCGACCGCCGAGGCGGCGAACGGCGGCGGCGTCGGCACCGCGCCGAACGCGACCTTCATCCCGATCAAGGTGAGCGACAGCTTCGTCTCGGAGGTGAACGACTTCGCGCGCGGCGTCGTCTTCGCCGTCGACAGCGGCGCCGCCGTGATCCAGGAGGCGAACGGCGCGCTCGACCATACCGCGTTCGGTCAGGACGCGATCGACTACGCCTACGCGCGCGGCGTGCCGGTGATCGCGTCGGCGGCGGACGAGGAGTCCTACCACCACAACTGGCCGTCGAACTACGAGCACACGATCCCGGTGAACTCGATCCGCGCCGAGGACGGGACCTTCGTCCAGAACGACACGTATCTCCTCCTGAACGGCTGCACGAACTACGGCGCGCACAACGTGCACGTCTCGGTGCCGTCGAACTCGTGCTCGTCGGAGGCGACCGGGCGCGGCGCCGGCATCGCGGCGCTGATCGTGTCGCGGGCGCGGAACCTCGTCGACGCGGGCCTGCTCGCGAACCATCCCGTGACCGGCACGGCGCTTTCCGCCAACGAGGTGAAGCAGATTCTCGGTGCGACCGCCGACGACATCGACTTCAGCGGCAACCTGGCGCTCTCGACGTCGCCGTCGGTGAAGTTCGGCTTCCTCTCGGACCTCGTGTCGACGCGCTTCCCGACCCATCCCGGCCGGGACAAGTACTTCGGCTACGGCCGCGTGAACGCCGACCGGGCGGTGCGGGCGCTCTCGGCGACGACGATCCCGCCCGAGGCCGAGCTCGCCTCGCCCGGCTGGTTCCACACGCTCGATCCGACGGCGACGCCGATGGTGACGATCACCGGCTCGACCGCCGCGCACCGCCGCGCCAACGCCTACACCTACACGCTCGAGTACGGCTGCGGCGTCGACCCGGTCGCGAGCGAGTACGCGCGGGCGGGCCACCTGATCGCGACGGGCACGCCCGCGGCGCCGATCGACGAGGCGATCCTCGGGACGTGGGCCATCGCGGCGGTCGCGGCGGACTGCGCGTTCGATGCGGTCACGCTGCCGGTCGCCGATCGCGACCGGTTCGACGAAGTCTACAACGTGACGCTGCGCCTCAGGGTGGTCGACGACCTCGGCAACGTGGGCGAGGACACGCGCGCCGTGGCGGTGTTCCACGATCCCGATCTCCACCCCGGCTTCCCGCGCGTCTTGCACGCGTCGGGCGACAGCTCCCCGGCGCTCGCGGACCTCGACGGCGACGGCACCCTCGACGTGGTGCTCGCGACCGCCGCGGGCGAGGTGCACGCGATCCGCGGCGACGGCAGCGACCTGCAGGGCTGGCCCGCCACGACCGACCTCGACGTGCTGCACACCGGCTCGGCGGGCTTCACGAGCGGCGCGGTGAGCAGCGCCGTGCGCGAGTCGATCCTCGGCTCGGCTGCGGTCGGCGACCTCGACCGCGACGGCGCGCTCGAGGTGGTGGTCGCCTCGACCCAAGGGAAGCTCTACGTGTTCGCCGCCGACGGTACGCGGCGCGCCGGCTTTCCGGTGAGCACGACGGCGGCGTTCTCCGCTCCGGCGATCCGCGACGAGGCGAACCGCCTCGATCCCGGCTTCCTCGCGACGCCTGCGCTCGCCGATCTCGACCGCGACGGGACGCTCGAGATCGTGATCGGCGCCTCGGACCGCCACCTGTACGTGTGGCGCGCCGACGGCACGCCGCAACCCGGCTTCCCGATCCTGATGGTGGATCGCACCGTCACGACCGTCGATCCGATGACCGGCAAGGTCGCCTGGGACCTGGTCGGCGGCCAGCCGCGCGGCTCGCGCGGCACCAAGATCGTCGCCGCGCCCGCGATCGGCGACATCGACGGCGACGGCTTCCTCGAGATCGTGCAGGGCACGAACGAGGAGTACGTGCGCGGCGAGGACGCCAACGTGGAGCTCTCCTTCTTCGCGGGCGTCGCCGGGCTCGATCCGGTGAACGGCCGGCTCTACGCGATCGACCACGAGGGGAGTCTCAGTCCGCGCGTCGCCGGCAATCCGGCGGGGCCGTATCTGCCGGGCTGGCCGGTGAAGATCGCGCTCTTCAGCGAGGACCTGCTGCCCACGGTCGCGCACGGCGTCACCCAGGGCGCGGTGCTCGGCGACGTCGATGGCGACGGCATCGCCGAGGTCGTCGTGCAGGGCAACAACGGGCCGGTTTACGTCCTGCGCGGCGACGGCTCGTCCTACTACGGCATCGCCTCGAACGGCGCGCACGTCACGCTCGACTACGACGTGAGCCTGGCACGTCCGCTGCAGGCGGAGTCGACGGACTTTCCGATCAGCCTCGCGCTCCTCGGGAGCCCGAGCCTGGCCGACCTCGACTCCGATGGGCGGTTCGAGGTGATAGCCGGCACGATCGGCACGACGAAGTTCGTCGACCAGCAAGCGCCTGGCCGGCAGGAGCCGGGCGACCATCAGCTCTCGGCGTGGCGGACGGCGACGGGTCACATGGTCGCGACCTTCCCGCGCATCATCGAGGACATGATGTTCTTCGGGAACCCGGCGGTTTTCGACCTCGACGACGACGGCGTGCCGGAGGTCGTGCAGGGAAGCGGCGGCGGCTTCGTGCACGCCGTGAACCACCTCGGCGCTCAGCCGGTCGGCTGGCCGAAGTTCACCAACGGCTGGATGATCCCGATCCCGGTCGCGGGCGACCTCGACGGCGACGGCTTGCTCGAGGTCGCGACCGCGAGCCGTGAGGGATTCCTCTACGTGTGGGACGCGCCCGGCGCCGCGTCGGCGCGCGCAGTGCGCTGGCAGGGCTTCCGTCACGACCGGCAACGGACCGGCGCGCTCGGCTCCGGCGTGCCCGCCGGGCTCACGCCGGCGGGTTGCGACGCCGGCGTCTGGACGCTCGATCTCCAATCGACGCGTCTCAAGAACCGCGCGAACGCGGGCACCGACAGCCTGCGTATGCGGGGCACGTTCGTGCTCGCCGGAAACGCCCTCGACTTCGAGACGGAGCCGTTCGAGCTCCGGCTCGCGGGGTCGGCAACCGTCGCGGACGCGACCGTCGCGGCCGGTCTCCCGCCGATCCGCCACGGCTTCAAGTACCGCGGCCCGGCGGCCGGGGGCGGAACATTGAGCGTGCGGGTGACGAGCAAGGACGGCCGCCGCTTCAAGGTGACGGCGTCGGTCGCGGGCATCGACGCCACGGGCTCGGCGGCGCCCGAGGGGACGACGCTGGTGCGGGTCGGCGACGACTGCTTCGCCGCCACGCTGCCGTGCGCGGCCAAGAGCGGCGGGCAGAGCGAGGTGTGCAAGGGAGGTCGGTGA
- a CDS encoding fused MFS/spermidine synthase: MTVALLDVANPFGPTEARLRLLEPADADRDALAARLRDGSYDKPFLAEDGRTRALHFCWRYVQSRMRLDDPVALQMSYTRAMTSFLLLHPNPRKLLLLGLGGGSLAKFCHRHLPEARIVVVESHPDVLTLREEFAVPRDDGRFRVVAGDAGAYVRTCRDRYDVVLLDAFDRRGLAPGLDRLEFHDALRSRLHPNGMMVANVAGPRAERSRHIDLMRRAWGGAILVLPVEEDDDDVVFGFCDPGFEPRWRWIERQGEALGRRYGIEFPALARRLKRSRRALVV, from the coding sequence GTGACCGTCGCCCTCCTCGACGTCGCCAATCCGTTCGGTCCGACGGAAGCGCGCCTGCGCCTGCTCGAGCCCGCCGACGCGGATCGCGACGCCCTCGCGGCCCGCCTCCGCGACGGCAGCTATGACAAGCCGTTCCTCGCCGAGGACGGCCGGACCCGCGCGCTCCACTTCTGCTGGAGGTACGTGCAGAGCCGCATGCGCCTCGACGACCCCGTCGCGCTCCAGATGTCGTACACGCGCGCGATGACGAGCTTCTTGTTGCTGCACCCGAACCCGCGCAAGCTGCTCTTGCTCGGCCTCGGCGGCGGCTCGCTCGCGAAATTCTGCCATCGCCATCTGCCCGAAGCCCGCATCGTCGTCGTCGAAAGCCATCCCGACGTCCTGACCCTGCGCGAGGAGTTCGCCGTGCCGCGCGACGACGGCCGCTTCCGGGTCGTCGCGGGCGACGCCGGCGCGTACGTCCGCACGTGCCGCGATCGCTACGACGTCGTCTTGCTGGACGCGTTCGACCGCCGCGGGCTCGCGCCCGGGCTCGATCGGCTCGAGTTCCACGACGCGCTGCGGTCGCGCCTCCATCCGAACGGCATGATGGTCGCCAACGTCGCCGGCCCGCGCGCCGAGCGGAGCCGCCACATCGACCTGATGCGACGGGCATGGGGCGGAGCCATTCTCGTCCTCCCGGTCGAAGAAGACGATGATGACGTCGTCTTCGGCTTCTGTGATCCCGGCTTCGAGCCGCGCTGGCGTTGGATCGAGCGTCAGGGAGAAGCCCTGGGGCGCCGCTACGGAATCGAGTTTCCCGCGCTCGCGCGCCGGCTGAAACGAAGTCGCCGCGCGCTGGTGGTCTAG
- a CDS encoding acyltransferase family protein: protein MLTSPCFYGVSRVPRDRPVLLVGNHTLMGLLDVPLMVLGLHERTGIVPRSLGDHVHFQVPLWRDLLTRFGAVDGTRASCEALMRAGESILVFPGGAREVFKHKGARYRLLWKDRVGFAVLAIAHGYPIVPFSAVGAEECYDILVDSDDLRRTPLGTLLDWLTPRADELPPLVNGLGLLPRPQRFYFRFETPIETTPWAGRSADRDACLELRAVVAAAVERGITALRRTRRRDPERALGLRIARELRGKGPGRRRR, encoded by the coding sequence ATGCTGACCTCGCCCTGCTTCTACGGGGTGAGCCGGGTGCCGCGCGACCGTCCGGTCCTTCTCGTCGGCAATCACACGCTGATGGGGCTCCTCGACGTCCCGCTCATGGTCCTCGGGCTGCACGAGCGGACGGGGATCGTTCCCCGCTCGCTCGGCGACCACGTACACTTCCAGGTGCCGCTCTGGCGCGACCTCCTGACCCGCTTCGGCGCCGTCGACGGCACGCGCGCGAGCTGCGAGGCGCTCATGCGAGCCGGCGAGTCGATCCTCGTCTTTCCCGGCGGCGCGCGGGAAGTCTTCAAGCACAAGGGCGCGCGCTACCGCCTCCTCTGGAAGGACCGGGTCGGCTTCGCGGTGCTCGCGATCGCGCACGGCTACCCGATCGTGCCGTTCTCGGCCGTCGGCGCCGAGGAGTGCTACGACATCCTCGTCGACAGCGACGACCTCCGACGGACGCCGCTCGGAACCCTCCTCGACTGGCTGACGCCCCGCGCCGACGAGCTACCGCCGCTCGTGAACGGGCTCGGGCTCCTGCCGCGGCCGCAGCGCTTCTACTTCCGCTTCGAGACGCCGATCGAGACGACGCCCTGGGCCGGACGGAGCGCCGACCGCGACGCGTGCCTCGAGCTCCGCGCCGTCGTAGCGGCCGCGGTCGAGCGCGGCATCACGGCGCTCCGCCGGACGCGGCGCCGCGACCCCGAGCGCGCGCTCGGCCTCAGGATCGCGCGCGAGCTCCGCGGCAAGGGACCAGGCCGCCGCCGGCGATGA